GGGGCGGATCAACCCGCGTTGCGCGAGGGCCTTCACCAGGGCCGGCGGGGTCTGGGCGCGGATGTTGAAGAGCGGTGCGCCGTGGTTGATGCGGAGGCCGTCGTCCTGCCTGGACGTGCGGGTGGCGGCCCGTCCCCCGGGTCCCCGGCCGATCTCCAGCAGGTCGATGGACCCCCACCAGCCACGCTGGCGCAGGCTGGCGGCGAGGGCGCAACCGGAGACCCCAGCGCCAACGATGGCGAGATCAACGCGCGGGGTTGGTGAGGCCAACGGGAGCGACCAGGGCATGACCATGCTGGGTCTTTGATTGGGCTGTCGTGGCGGCAGGGATGGATCCATCGATCACGGCCGCGGCGTTGCTGGAGGAAGAGGGTCGCGTTCGAGCGGCTGGGACCGGGATTCAGCCGGCGGATCTGCTGGGGTGCTGGCAGTTGGAGCAGGTGTGGCCCAAGGGCAAGCGCCAGGCGGCCCAGTTCTCCGGCGTGCTGCTGCGGGGGCTGGCGGCGCAATTGGTCATCCAGATGCAGGACGGGGAGCTGCAATTGCGCAACAGTGTTCGCCTGGGCGGGGTGGAGCTGTTTTTTGAGGGCCCGGGAGCACTGAAGGGTGGCCGGCCTCTGCTGCAGTTCGAGTTCCTGCGCATGGGGTTGCGTGTCGCCGGCCGGCAGTGGTGGGGCCGTGACCTGCCCGCTCCGGCACCCCAGCGGATGCCCTTTTTTGCTTTGATTCAGCGTGATCCATCCGGTTGGCTGGCGGCCCGCGGCCGGGGAGGCGGCCTCGCCCAATGGCGGCTGGCTCGCCAAGATGGACCCAGTTGAGCGCTGGATGGGCGATGGGCTGCCCCCGCTGCGGGAGTTGGTCGGTGAAATCCGACCGAAGCCTGGGAGGCCGAATGGTTTGCGGTCGCTGCGGGACACCGCTGGATGGTGTCGCCCAGCGGGGCCGTGGTCCGATGCCCCGGCTCTCGGGCATGTCCCGTCAGCCTTGGCGGCTTGGCTTGATCGCCCTGGTGGCCTTGGCCGCCCTGTTCGCCGCCTGGAATCCCCGCCAGCCGATGCCCTCCCAACGCACCCCGGCCTCCCAGGGCTTCCTCTGATCGTTCAGGGTGGAGCCGTTGCTGCGCCCGCCGATCGATGGCCGATGCCCCCTATTTGATCGTTCTGGCCTTGCTGGAGCAGGGCGGCGAGCGGGCGATGCCCCTGCAGGGCAAGTCCCTGCGTGAGCCCCTGCCGGCAGGCGCGGACCCCGGCGAGGTTGGGCGTCAGCAGGCCTTGGATCTCTTGGTTCGGGTTTGGCAGCGAAGTGACCAAGGTGCCTTGCGTCGCGCTGCCGCGGAGCAGAGCTTGCTGCTGGTCACGGTTCCGATTGAGTCCTTGCAGGAGCAGCTCCCCGCCCTGAAGGCCCAATGGCTGAGCGACGGGAATACCGCAGCGTTGATTGCCGCCTTGAAGGACCTCGGCAGTGGGCTTTGGTCGCTGACCATGGACCATCGCCAACCGCTCGCGTATCAGACGCTCGGGTAGACGTTCAGTTGTATTCGCCGGGCATGTCGTTCTTATGGACGGTCACCCGGTCGAATTTCTTGCCGGAGACCCGCAGCAGTTCATCGCCGGAGAACTCGAAGCCCAGCTTCAGTCCGATCTGGGCGACGTCATCGGCGGTCGCGGCGGCCAAGACCTGCTGCTTCAGGGGTTCATCGGCCTGCAGCCGGGCCAGGAACGCCTTGAGTTGATCGAGCGACATGGCAGCGCCGACGTGCGACTCAGTCTCCCAGACCTTCAGAGCCAGTGATGGGGGTAGTGCTCCGCGCCCGGCTGGAGGCGGCTGTAGGCCACGGCGATCAGCATCATCACGAGTGAGCCACTGAGCACGGGCATCCAGATGAACCCGGGTTGCGCCTTGAGCAGGACCCCCAGTAAGGCCACTGCCCCGGCCGGAGGATGCAGGCAACGCAGCACTTGCCCCAGCGCAATGGTGACGGCCACGGCCAGACCCATCACCCAGGGGCCATCGCCGAAGGCCGTGACGCAGCTCACGCTGACCACGGCGGCCACGGTGTTGCCCAGGACCACATTCCGCGGTTGTGCCAGTGGGCTCGAGGGGTGGCCGAAGAGCAGCACCGTCGAGGCTCCGAAGGGAGCCACGACCAGGGGGTAGTGACTCCAGAGACTGATCAGGCCGAGGGCCGTAATCGCGAGTAGGGCGCCAATCCAGGCGCCGATGACGTGCCTCTGCTGGAAGCGGGGCTGGTAGTCCCGTCCCCGTTGCCGCTCCGCCTGAATCCTCTTCCAGACCATCCGTTCCTCAGTTCAGATAGGGATCCAGGAAGGACAGCGGGCGGTTCATGGTGGCCGAAAAGCCCAGCATCCCTGCGTCGCGGTGTTCATAGAGCAGGCTGTTGTCGGCGTCCAAAAGGAATGTTGCGCCGCGCTGGGTGATGAAGTCATCCCGGGGCACGTAGGTCCGCCATTTCCCAAGCACCTCGGTCATGTTCCGCAGCCGCACCGTGGCCAGCTCAAAGGGGCGCTGGAATCCATCTCCGCCCGCCAAGCGGAAGAGCGGACTGTCGAAGCGTTGCGGTGCGGAGCGATCGCCGGTGTAACCGCGAAAGACCTCGCCCAAGGTCCCCGGAGAACCAATGCCGGCACACATCAAGAGCAAGCCCGGCCATGGCCCGCCTGGGGTTTGCAGGCCGGCATAGAGCCCCAGTGCACGATGCAGCCTCGGTTCAGCCTCCACCTTGAGGTTCGCCCGAGGAAAGCCCGTGAATTGGCAGAACCGCTCGGCGCCAGCCTCATCGCCGATGCCGATCGCCAGCAGTTGGATACCGGCTTGCTGCAGCCGCGGCAGTGCTGGGACCAAGGCCTGGGCGTATTCCAGTGAATCGAAATCCCCGAGCTGGCTCATCAGGATGACCAGCCGTTTCGAGCCGGACTCCATCCCGGGGATCAAGCGGAGGTTGTCCAGCAGGACGTCGGGGGCGTTCATGGGGCGGAGACGCTCGTCTCAACGTCTCCTCAGCCTCGCTGATGGGTGGGGCGAGATGCACCTCGCCCCGGTTGAGGCGCGTCTGACGAAGAGAGCAGCCTCAATCCAGTGATGCCATCAATCGCGGCGGCTGGCTACGACTTTTTTTGTGCCGTCACGAACCGGCGAAGTCAAAAAAAATCCGCTGGTCGGCTGACCGGCGGAGGTGCGTCTCTTCGTCAAAAGCGCAGGTCCTTCCTAGGAACGCGACCTGCCTGGACGCCATAGGCATTTGTTCCCGCTGCAGACTGGTGCGGCATGGGCACCTCGTCCCTCATGTCTCCAGAACCAGGCCGGGCGAAGCGTGTCTCGATCACCCTTCCTCCAGATCTCTACGAGCGCCTCGCGGCCTTGGCAGAGGCGGATCGACGCTCGGTCGCGAGTTGGGCGGCGGTCCAGTTGGAGTTGGCTGTCATCGAAGCGGAGGAGAAGCTCCGGCAGGGCCGCAACTTGAAAGAGCGCCTGGCGGATGAGAGCGAGCGCTTTACGGCTTGGTACCGCGATGACTCCCTCGCTCAGCGGACCGTCAGCTGACGGATCCACCACAATGACCAGCAGAGGAGGCCTGGAGATGCGTCGTCAGCGTTGGCTGCTCTTGATCGCAGCACTGGCTTGTCTCGGCAGCCTGTTGCTCTGGATCGCTGAGATCGATGTCGGGATCGAAGAGTCCCTACCTGCCCAGGCCCCAATCGCTGCTCCCTCCAATCCATGACGGTTCTCGTCTCCCAGTTCCTCCTGGTCTTCACCCTCGGACTCTTCCATCTGGTCGGGCCGCTGCCCGCGGATCTGGGGCTTCAAGACGGCGCGCTCGCGCCCTGCTCGAGTCCGGCCCATTGCGCTCGGGTGGATTGGGAGCTGTCCGACCCCCAAGCGGCCTTGGAGGCCCTGGTGCCCGTGATCGCGGCCACCCCGCGCACCGAGATCGTGGAGCAGGACAAGGGCTACCTGCATGCGACAGCCAGCAGCGCGCTCTTTGGTTTTGTTGACGATCTGGAGCTCTACGCCGACCCCAGCCGTGGCGTCCTTCAGGCCCGTTCGGTGTCACGCCTTGGCGATTCCGACCTTGGGGTGAACGCCCGTCGCCTGCAGGCGCTCGCCGATCAGCTCAAGGATTGAGGCGTTCCTCGAGCCACTCCTGCTGTCGCCGCCAACGCCGGCGTTGATGCGGGTGGCCGGTGAGCTCCAGGAGCTCCACCTGCTCCAGCTCAATCCGCACCAGTTCAAAGCTCTCGGGTTGCGGCACTTCGTCGCCGAGGGCGTCGGGGAAGGGGCCCTCGGGATCGAAAGCGGCCCCTGGCTGGGGCCAGCCCCAGAGGCTGCGGGCGCCGGGATGGAGTTGCTTCCATTGCTGGTCGCGGGCGTTCTGATCGCTCGCGGCGTCCAGGCTCAGGCGATGGCCCCGGAGCCGGAATTGCGATCGCGCCTTGGGCAGCAGCCAGCAGAGCTCCACCCTGGGTTCCTGCATCAGTTCAGTGCTTTTCTCGCTGCGGCGATCCGTCAGCAGATCCAGCTGGGCAGGGCCGCCCCAGCCACGGAAGACCAGGGTTCGAACCCGCGGCGCTCCATCGCAGCCGAGGGTGGCCAACTGCAACCAGCGGGCCTGGGGGGAGCGACCCTCCCGCTGGCGGGCGCCGCGCAGCAACGGCCTCCAGGGGGGCAGGGCTTCCGTCATGTAGCTGGCTCGCAGCGGTAGCGGGCGATCTCACCACCGCCGCGTTTGCGCTCTGCGAAGTCCGGATGGTCAGAATCGGCGGCCTGCCACCACCAGTGTCCATCGGTGTAGCTCGGGGCGCCGGCGTTGTTGGTGCGGGGAAGCTGCAGGCTGACGCCGCGCCAGGCGATCACGACAAACGCACCGGGGACGGTTCCGCCGGCTGTGTTGGGGATCTCGATGGCGTCCACGGCCCCTTGGTGCAGCTCCGCCGTCAACGGGTCTCCCTCGCAGACGTACCGCGCTGCATCGGCGGGCAGGGGTAGCAGCACCAGCAGCAGCGCCAATCCCAGGTTCAGCAACGCGGTCACGGCAGGGGCAGAGCGGTGTTCAGGATGGCGCAATGAGCCTCACCCTCGTCTACGACGGCGGTTGTCCGTTTTGCCGCCACTTCGCCCTGCGCAGCGAGCTGGTCGGCGGCCTCCCCGATTTGGAGATCCGCGATGGCCGGGCTGAGGACAGCCTGCGGGCCCAGTTGAAGCAACGGGGCCTCGACCTGGCGCGGGGGGCCGTCCTGCTCGAGGGGGACCAGGCCTGGCATGGTGCCGAGGCGATCGCCCAACTCTGCGGTCGGCTCCGTCCGAGTGATCCCCTTCTGGCGCTGTTGCGCCAACTCTTTGCCGCACCGCCCCAGGCCAGGCGGTTGTATCCCCTGCTGCTTTGGGCCCGTCGCCAAGCCCTGCATTGGCAGGGGCTCCTCGAGGACCCCGATGCATCGCCCATGGTTGATCGCCGCGGGCCCTACGGTCGTTAAACGCCCCACGCCCAGGCATGCAAGACGTCGTCCAGGCCTATTACGGCAAGGAACTCCAGAGCACCGCTGACCTCAAGACCAGTGCCTGCTGCGATGCCGACGCGGTACCGGATTGGCTGAAGCCCCTGCTCGCTCGGGTCCATCTGGAGGTCAGCAGTCGCTACTACGGCTGCGGCCTGGTTTGCCCGCCGCTGCTGGAGGGCTGCCGCGTGCTCGACCTGGGGAGCGGCAGTGGTCGCGATGTCTATCTGCTCTCCCAGTTGGTGGGGGCCAGCGGCGAGGTGGTCGGCGTGGACATGACCCCGGAGCAGCTCGCGGTGGCTCGGGAGTACCTCCCCTTCCATGCCGAGCAATTTGGTTACGCCAACGTTCGTTTCCTTGAGGGACAGATCGAGCGCCTGGAGGAGCTCGATCTGGAGCCCGGCAGCTTCGACGTCATCGTCAGCAACTGCGTTCTGAATCTCTCCACCGACAAGCCGGCTGTCTTGCGTGGCATTCAGCGGCTGCTGAAGCCCGGCGGTGAGTTCTATTTCTCCGACGTCTACGTCGATCGACGCCTGCCGGAGGCGGTCCAAAGCCATCCGGTGCTCTACGGCGAATGCCTCGGCGGTGCGCTCTATTGGAATGACTTCCTGCGGATGGCCCGCGCGGCGGCCTTCACGGATCCGCGCCTGGTGAGCGATCGACCGCTGGAGATCACCGAGCCCCAACTGGCGGCGTTGGTGGGGGAGGCCCGCTTTTATTCGGCGACCTACCGGCTCTTCAACATCCTTGAATTGGAGGACGCCTGCGAAGACCACGGCCAGGCCGTCATCTACCGGGGCTCCATCGACCAGGCGCCGACGCGCCTGGTCTTCGACAAACACCACAACATCGAAGCCGGCAAGGTCTTCCCGGTTTGCGGCAACACCTATCGGATGCTGCACCAGACCCGTTTCGCCCCCCACTTCCAGTTCATCGGTGACTTCGAGCGTCACTACGGCCTCTTTGAAGGCTGCGGTTCGGCGATCCCCTTTGATCAGGACCGTGTGGTGAGCGGGGCCGCGGCCAGCTGCTGCTGATGGGCGCCGTGCCGGGGCCCTTCAGCGTCAATGACCGGTGCATTGATTGCGGCACCTGCTGGCAATTTGATCCTCTGCACTTCGCCCCCACGGGCAGCAGCTCCCAGGTCATTCGTCAGCCCGAGGGGGAGGCGGAAACGCGTCAGGCCCTGTTGGCCCTGCAGGCCTGTCCGGTGGCCGCCATTGGGACGACCCCGGAGTTGCGGCGGCTGACCCCAAGCGATGGCTTTCCGGCCCTGGTCACCCGCCATGCCGCTGGAGACGTCTACTACTGCGGCTGGGCGTCACGCCGCAGTTTCGGGGCCAGCAGTTGGCTCGTGGTTCGCCCCGAAGGCAACGTTCTGATCGACTCGCCCCGTTGGAGTGCCCCCTTGGCTCGGCGCATCGCCGCCTTCGGCCGTCTTCAAGCCCTGGTGTTGACCCATCGCGATGACGTGGCCGACCACCAGCGCTGGGCCAAGGCCTTGGGTTGCAGCCGTTGGATTCACCAGGCCGACGCCGATGCCGCGCCAGACGCGGAGCATCAGGTTCAGGGATCTGCGGTGGTCGCCCTGGATGGGGCGTTGCAGTTGATTCCCTGCCCCGGCCACACGGCGGGGTCGATGGCGGTCCTCTTGGGCGAGCGCCGCTCGGTGCTCTTCAGCGGTGATCACCTCTGGTGGCGCCCTGAGCAAGCGGTGCTGGTGGCTTCGGAGCGGTACTGCTGGTGGGATTTCCAGGAGCAGCTCCGTTCGGTGGAGCGCTTAAAGGAGCTGGATGTGGCCTGGCTGCTTCCCGGCCATGGCCACGCCCACGCGTTTGCCCCCGGGGAGTGGCGGGCTGCCTTAGAGCAGACCTTGGCCTTTAACTGAAGAAGCCCTTGCTGTTGAGCCAGAGCCCCAAGCCCAGCATCGGCACGAAGACGGCCCCAGCGATCTGAAGCTTGATCCGGGTGGCCGAGGGCTCCGCCTGGACCGGCTTGGCGGTTGCTTTGTTTTTAGTCTTGGCTTTGGCCACGGTCTGGTCGCTGCGTTGCACTCCGCTCCCTTCTACCGGTCGGTGGCTCCTCCTTGGGAAGCGATCTTCCCGGTCACCCAATAACGCACCCGCTCGGGATGGCTTTCGAGGTAGGCATCGACCGCGGTTTGGGCCGTTCCTTGATGGGCTTGCAGGAGGACCGAGGCCAGCTCCGCATCAGGAATCCGGAAGCGCGTCAGGAAGTCCGTCACGGAAGGGGCGATGGCGCTGAGGTCTTGGCGGCCGACGGCGTGGATCCATTCCGTCCCCCCAAAAGCCCGCTTGGGATCCTCCAGAAAGCGCAGCTTGTAGCGGGCGAACATCCAGTGGGGCGTCCAGCTGGTGACGATCAGCCAACGCTGCTCACGGATGGCCTGGTCCAGCACAGCGGTCATCGCGGCACTGCTGGAGGCCACGAGGCGCATGTCCCCCAGGCCGTAGTCCTTGAGGGCGACTTGGGAGAGTTGGTTGAGGCCGGAGCCGGGATCGATTCCCTGCACCTTGTTGTTGAAGCGTGCGGCGACCGAGGGTTGGCGCAAGTCCTGGATACTGCTGAGGACTTGGGGGTCGACATAGTCCGGGACGACCCAGCCCAAGCGACCGGAGTACATCGGACCGAGGTCCAGGACCCGTTCCCGGACCCGCTTCCAGTAGTCCTGATGGGTCAAGGGCAACCAGGCCATCAACATCAAATCCAGATCGCCTCGGGCCACGGAGGCGTATTGGATGCCGATGTCGGCCAGCACCCGCTCCACGGGCCAGTCCAGGTGGGTCTCGATCAGCTGCTTGGCCATCAGGCTGATCACTTCGGCATCCGCCCAGGGCGACCAGCCCAGGCGCAAGGGGCGATGTGAGCCCCCCCCTCTCGATGGCTGCGCTGGTGGACCAGATCCTGTTGGGCTGGGTTCGTCGGGTCCTGGGCGCTGGCTCAACTGGACCATGCTGGCCAGGGACAGTCCGGCGACCCCCAGGCCTGCGGTGAGCGCCGCACGCCGCGTCAGTCGTGGTGCGTCACTCATTGGCCTCTCCTCCGATGGCTGGGGGAGAGCCCTTGGCTCAAGCGATCCAGGATCACCGCCAAGATCACCACAGCGATCCCGCCTTCAAAGCCGAGCCCCACATCGAGCTGCTGGATGCCCCGCAGCACCACATCACCCAAGCCGCCCCCACCAATCATCGAGGTGATTACCACCATCGACAGGGCCAACATGATCGTCTGGTTGACACCGCTCATCACGGTGGGCAAGGCGTTCGGGAGCTGCACCATCCAGAGCATTTGAAGGTCTGTGCAGCCAAAGGAGCGGCCCGCCTCCACCAAATCCGCTGGTACCTGGCGAATCCCCAGATGGGTTAGCCGGACGATTGGAGGCATCGCGAAAATCAAGGTGGCGATGATCGCGGGGACGGCTCCGGTGCTGAAGAGCATCACCGCAGGAATCAAATAGACAAAGGCCGGCATGGTCTGCATCAGGTCCAGCCCAGGGCGGATCAGTCGCCAGATCCAGCGCTGACGCGTTCCCAGAACACCGAGGGGAAATCCCAGCAGCAGCGCTAAGAGGGAGGCGGCCAGGACGAGGGCCAGGGTGTCCACCATGGGTTCCCAGAGCCCAAGGGCCAAGACCAGGTTCAAGCCCAGCAGGCTGAAGAGGGCAAAGCCACCGCCGACCAGGCGCCATCCCGCGATGGCAACCCCCACGGCAAACAGCCAGGGCGCCGGCAGGGCCAGGCCCCAGCCCAGTCCGCTCGCCAAGGCCTGGATGCCCTGTTGAACAACGCCAAACAATCCCTGGCCATGGTTGAGCAACCACTCCACGGCCGCATCAACGCTCTGGCCGACGGGGCCAGCCTGCTCAAGGCTGGCGATCAGAGGTGCAAAGGCGCCGCCCATCAGCCCCCCTCCCGCAGGGTCTCCAGCAGCCGCCGGGGCGTGACGACACCCAGCAGCCGCCTCTGGTGATCAAGAACTGGTGTGGGCCATGGACTGCGCGCGACGACGGCGATGGCGTCGTTGACCAGCACCTTGGAATCCAGCGCACCTGCAGCATCGGCCTGGATCCAGCCTTCCTGGGGGCTCAGGATCCCGAGGAATTCCCCCGATGGGGTCAGCGCGAAACACAGCTGCTGATGGGCCCTGTCCGCGGGAGCGGCCCCATCGGGCAGCACCAGGGTCTGAGGGCAGGGCTCGAGGATCTGCTCGAGGTTCAGGACGGAACCCCGGTCGACGCCCTTGAAGAACGCTCGAACATCGGGGCTGGCGGGTGCCGTCAGCAGCTCCAGGGGAGTCCCGCATTGGAGGACCTGCCCCGATTGCATCAGCGCGATTCGATCGCCAATGCGAATGGCCTCATCGAGGTCATGGGAGATGAAGACCACCGTGCGTCGCTGTTCGGCCTGCAGATCCAGCAGCAGGTCCTGCATGTCCCTGCGGATCAGGGGATCGAGGGCGGAGAAGGCCTCATCCATCAACAGGATGGGGGGATCGAGCGCCAGGGCCCGGGCCAACCCCACCCGTTGCTGCATCCCCCCGGAGAGTTGCGCCGGTTTCAGGTGCAGCTGCTGTCCGAGACCGACGCGCTCCAGTGCCCTTTTGGCCGGAGCCAACCGCTTGGTCCTGGGCAGCCCTGCGACTTCGAGCCCAAAGGCCGCATTGTCGAGAACACTCCGCTGGGGGAAGAGTGCGAACGATTGGAACACCATGGCCATAGCGTGCCGGCGCAGGCGGTTGAGTTCGCGCTTGGAGAGTTCAGAGAGGGTCTGACCGCGGACGGCGACGGATCCCGAGCTGGGTTGGATCAGTCCGTTGATCATCCGCAGCAGGGTCGATTTGCCCGAGCCCGAGAGGCCCATGACCACAAAGATTTCGCCCGGTTCGATCGCCAGGGAGACCTGCTGGACGGCGGCAGTGGACTGGCCTGGGAAGCGCTTGGAGAGGGCGTCGAGCGTGATCGCTGAGGACACGGTTCTCCGACGCACCTCTTAAACGCTAGCCATGCAGGATTAGGGACGCAGGAGCTCAGGTCTTTAGCAAGTTCAAACATTTGCTCGGATGGCCTTTGCTCACTTTGATGTCGGCGACAGCAGGACACATCTGTTCTGCACGAGGCCCCGCTTTGCGCTGACAGCCTTGGTGCTCATCGATAGGTTGCGGCCATGGCGTACTTCATGGCTTCGTGAAGTGTGTCCGGAGGCCTCTTTTGAGGTGATCCCCCAGCCCTCTTGCTGAGCTCTGAACGGTCTGCGTCTGTCAGTGGCTCCCCCGGTTTGAATGACGACATCCCATCGCACCAAGACCTCGGCGGCCCATTGGCCCAAGTCCGCAGGGGCGAAGGATGAACAGCGTTTCGGTGCGGTCCCCGAAGCCGTTCGGGAGACCGATCACTACCAACAGGAGTACATCGAGCAATTTGCAGATCGTTGGGACCGATTAATTGATTGGGAGGCCAGAGCCCAGGCTGAAGGTGATTTTTATATCCGCATCCTGCGGGAGCACGGTGCGAAATCGGTGCTCGATGTCGCCACGGGGACAGGGTTTCACTCGATTCGACTCCTCCAGGAGGGGTTCGATGTGGTCAGCGCCGACGGCAGTCCAAACATGTTGGCGCGTGCCTTTCGCAATGCCCGTGACCGCAACCAGCTGTTGAGGACGGCCCAGGCCGATTGGCGCTTTCTGAACCGTGATATTCACGGGACCTTCGATGCGGTGATTTGCCTGGGTAACTCGTTCACCCATCTCTTTCGCGAGAAGGATCGTCGTAAATCCCTGGCTGAGTACTACGCGGTCTTGAAGCACAACGGCCTCTTGATTCTTGATCACCGCAACTACGACCGCCTCTTAGAAGGTGGTGCGGCGGTGAAGCAAGGGAAGGGAACCGTGTATTGCGGAGAAGATGTTTCTGTGAGCCCTGATTGTGTCGATGAGGGCCTGGCACGCTTTCGCTACGCCTTCAGTGATGGAAGTACTTTCCATCTCAATATGTTCCCGCTTCGCTATGGCTATGTGCGCCGACTGATGCGGGAGGTGGGCTTCCAGAAGATCACCAGCTATGGGGACTATCAGCGCAGCAAGGATGATCCCGATTTCTATGCCCATGTCGCCCATAAGGCCTACGAGATCGATGGCGATACGACGGTGATCTAGTCATGACGCAGACGCATTTTTCCGCCGCGGAGCGCACGGCTTCGGACTACTACGACAGCGCTGATGCCGATTGTTTCTATGAAGAGGTTTGGGGCGGTGAAGACATTCACATCGGCCTCTACGCCTCCGAGACCGAAGCCATTGCACCGGCCAGTCAGCGCACGGTTAATGCCTTAATCGCTTTGATCGGCACCTTCCCGCGCGGGGCCACGGTTGTTGATTTGGGTTCGGGATATGGCGGTGCTGCCCGCCGCCTTGCGAAGGAGTTCGGGGCCCATGTCGAGGCGATCAACATCTCTTCCGTTGAAAATGCTCGGCACCGTCAGCTCAACTTGAGCGCCGGATTGCAGGACCACATCCAGGTGCACGATGCCTCCTTTGAGGACGTTCCCCTGCCCTCGGGTTGTGCCGATGTTGTCTGGAGTCAGGACGCGATCCTGCACTCCGGCAACCGTCAGCAGGTGCTCCAGGAGGCGGCGCGGTTGTTGAAGCCAGGCGGGGTGATGGTCCTCACGGATCCGATGGCCGCCGATGGGGTGGAGACCGATTCCCTGAGCGCGATTCTCGACCGCATTCATCTGCCCGACATGGGCTCACCGGATCGCTATCGGGCCTGGGCCAGTCAGGCCGGTTTGGTCCGGGAGGTTTGGCAGGATCAGACGGCGATGTTGATTCGCCATTACAGCCGCGTGCGCGAGGAGCTCCTGCGCCGTGAGCAGGAGCTGAAGACCAAGATCAGTCCGGAGTACCTCCAGCGGATGGCCGCTGGCTTAGGCCATTGGATTGATGGGGGACGCCAGGGACGCCTGAGTTGGGGGCTGATGCGCTTCCGCAAGCCCCTGCAGGAGGCCTGATGGAGTCCTTCGCCGGTGCAGTCGTGATTTTTGTCGTGGGCGGTGTCGTCACCTTGGCGACCACCGTGATGGTGATTCAGGGCCATCTCCATTGGCGCGGCCGTGATCCCTGGGGGGAGGGCTAAGCCATGGTGTTCAGCCCCACGCTTGCTGTTCAGCCCTTCTTGGCCCCAGGCATCGCCTG
This DNA window, taken from Synechococcus sp. LTW-R, encodes the following:
- a CDS encoding Nif11-like leader peptide family natural product precursor; the encoded protein is MSLDQLKAFLARLQADEPLKQQVLAAATADDVAQIGLKLGFEFSGDELLRVSGKKFDRVTVHKNDMPGEYN
- a CDS encoding HPP family protein; the protein is MVWKRIQAERQRGRDYQPRFQQRHVIGAWIGALLAITALGLISLWSHYPLVVAPFGASTVLLFGHPSSPLAQPRNVVLGNTVAAVVSVSCVTAFGDGPWVMGLAVAVTIALGQVLRCLHPPAGAVALLGVLLKAQPGFIWMPVLSGSLVMMLIAVAYSRLQPGAEHYPHHWL
- a CDS encoding peroxiredoxin-like family protein, with amino-acid sequence MNAPDVLLDNLRLIPGMESGSKRLVILMSQLGDFDSLEYAQALVPALPRLQQAGIQLLAIGIGDEAGAERFCQFTGFPRANLKVEAEPRLHRALGLYAGLQTPGGPWPGLLLMCAGIGSPGTLGEVFRGYTGDRSAPQRFDSPLFRLAGGDGFQRPFELATVRLRNMTEVLGKWRTYVPRDDFITQRGATFLLDADNSLLYEHRDAGMLGFSATMNRPLSFLDPYLN
- a CDS encoding ribbon-helix-helix protein, CopG family; amino-acid sequence: MSPEPGRAKRVSITLPPDLYERLAALAEADRRSVASWAAVQLELAVIEAEEKLRQGRNLKERLADESERFTAWYRDDSLAQRTVS
- a CDS encoding DUF1499 domain-containing protein, whose translation is MTVLVSQFLLVFTLGLFHLVGPLPADLGLQDGALAPCSSPAHCARVDWELSDPQAALEALVPVIAATPRTEIVEQDKGYLHATASSALFGFVDDLELYADPSRGVLQARSVSRLGDSDLGVNARRLQALADQLKD
- a CDS encoding pyridoxamine 5'-phosphate oxidase family protein, yielding MTEALPPWRPLLRGARQREGRSPQARWLQLATLGCDGAPRVRTLVFRGWGGPAQLDLLTDRRSEKSTELMQEPRVELCWLLPKARSQFRLRGHRLSLDAASDQNARDQQWKQLHPGARSLWGWPQPGAAFDPEGPFPDALGDEVPQPESFELVRIELEQVELLELTGHPHQRRRWRRQQEWLEERLNP
- a CDS encoding DCC1-like thiol-disulfide oxidoreductase family protein, encoding MSLTLVYDGGCPFCRHFALRSELVGGLPDLEIRDGRAEDSLRAQLKQRGLDLARGAVLLEGDQAWHGAEAIAQLCGRLRPSDPLLALLRQLFAAPPQARRLYPLLLWARRQALHWQGLLEDPDASPMVDRRGPYGR
- a CDS encoding methyltransferase domain-containing protein, producing the protein MQDVVQAYYGKELQSTADLKTSACCDADAVPDWLKPLLARVHLEVSSRYYGCGLVCPPLLEGCRVLDLGSGSGRDVYLLSQLVGASGEVVGVDMTPEQLAVAREYLPFHAEQFGYANVRFLEGQIERLEELDLEPGSFDVIVSNCVLNLSTDKPAVLRGIQRLLKPGGEFYFSDVYVDRRLPEAVQSHPVLYGECLGGALYWNDFLRMARAAAFTDPRLVSDRPLEITEPQLAALVGEARFYSATYRLFNILELEDACEDHGQAVIYRGSIDQAPTRLVFDKHHNIEAGKVFPVCGNTYRMLHQTRFAPHFQFIGDFERHYGLFEGCGSAIPFDQDRVVSGAAASCC
- a CDS encoding MBL fold metallo-hydrolase, with protein sequence MGAVPGPFSVNDRCIDCGTCWQFDPLHFAPTGSSSQVIRQPEGEAETRQALLALQACPVAAIGTTPELRRLTPSDGFPALVTRHAAGDVYYCGWASRRSFGASSWLVVRPEGNVLIDSPRWSAPLARRIAAFGRLQALVLTHRDDVADHQRWAKALGCSRWIHQADADAAPDAEHQVQGSAVVALDGALQLIPCPGHTAGSMAVLLGERRSVLFSGDHLWWRPEQAVLVASERYCWWDFQEQLRSVERLKELDVAWLLPGHGHAHAFAPGEWRAALEQTLAFN
- a CDS encoding glycine betaine ABC transporter substrate-binding protein, whose protein sequence is MSDAPRLTRRAALTAGLGVAGLSLASMVQLSQRPGPDEPSPTGSGPPAQPSRGGGSHRPLRLGWSPWADAEVISLMAKQLIETHLDWPVERVLADIGIQYASVARGDLDLMLMAWLPLTHQDYWKRVRERVLDLGPMYSGRLGWVVPDYVDPQVLSSIQDLRQPSVAARFNNKVQGIDPGSGLNQLSQVALKDYGLGDMRLVASSSAAMTAVLDQAIREQRWLIVTSWTPHWMFARYKLRFLEDPKRAFGGTEWIHAVGRQDLSAIAPSVTDFLTRFRIPDAELASVLLQAHQGTAQTAVDAYLESHPERVRYWVTGKIASQGGATDR
- a CDS encoding proline/glycine betaine ABC transporter permease; its protein translation is MGGAFAPLIASLEQAGPVGQSVDAAVEWLLNHGQGLFGVVQQGIQALASGLGWGLALPAPWLFAVGVAIAGWRLVGGGFALFSLLGLNLVLALGLWEPMVDTLALVLAASLLALLLGFPLGVLGTRQRWIWRLIRPGLDLMQTMPAFVYLIPAVMLFSTGAVPAIIATLIFAMPPIVRLTHLGIRQVPADLVEAGRSFGCTDLQMLWMVQLPNALPTVMSGVNQTIMLALSMVVITSMIGGGGLGDVVLRGIQQLDVGLGFEGGIAVVILAVILDRLSQGLSPSHRRRGQ